In Corynebacterium ulcerans, one genomic interval encodes:
- a CDS encoding acetyl-CoA acetyltransferase yields MSSFTSSLTFRSRRSLLTKTYTQHSPIPSTTRVFADDPFRARFGHKLPKGLREEAHGMQWRTFTAIYAPASTIRVHITGIRKLRGNHNSYDIELHRNTTDGRITETHSIVASGPIAACTHILANAGRRVEILSFHQFEIFESTVTFVLASHNHRQHWAMGFGGSREHSAATAMSSASELLFG; encoded by the coding sequence ATGTCTTCTTTCACCTCATCGCTTACTTTCCGTTCTCGCCGTTCGTTGCTGACAAAAACCTATACCCAACACTCCCCCATTCCCAGCACGACGCGAGTGTTTGCCGACGATCCTTTCCGAGCACGCTTCGGCCATAAGTTGCCCAAAGGTTTAAGAGAAGAAGCACATGGCATGCAATGGCGAACGTTCACCGCTATCTATGCGCCAGCTTCCACAATTCGCGTCCACATCACAGGGATACGCAAGCTACGCGGCAACCATAACTCCTATGACATTGAGCTTCATCGGAACACAACTGACGGAAGAATCACTGAAACCCACTCAATCGTGGCATCAGGCCCCATCGCTGCATGCACCCACATCTTGGCTAATGCAGGGCGTCGAGTAGAAATTCTTTCTTTCCACCAATTCGAGATATTCGAATCCACCGTGACGTTTGTGCTTGCTTCCCACAATCATCGCCAACACTGGGCAATGGGTTTCGGCGGCAGTCGTGAGCACTCTGCTGCAACTGCAATGAGCTCTGCATCTGAGCTGCTGTTTGGGTAG